The segment GTCCTCGACCACAAACACCTGCTTGCCCAGCTCGCGCAGGCCAAGCACGGTCTGCAGCACGCAGACGTGGGTTTCCATGCCGCACACGATCACCTGTTCGCGGGCCAGCAGGCTGGCCGGCAGGCACTCGGCAGCAACGCAGGAGAAATGCAGTTTTTCGACAATTTCAGCAGCAGGCGCAGCAGCCTTCAACGCCTCGAGGGTGTGGCCCAGGCCTTTGGGGTATTGCTCGGAAATGACCGTGGGCAACTCGAGGACGGCGGTGGCGGCCAGCAGCCAGCGGGCCCGGGCGGCGGTGCCGGCGGGGTCGCTCATGGCGCCAATGAGTTTTTCCTGGATGTCGAC is part of the Pseudomonas fakonensis genome and harbors:
- a CDS encoding isochorismatase family protein, which codes for MLIDSSNATLLVVDIQEKLIGAMSDPAGTAARARWLLAATAVLELPTVISEQYPKGLGHTLEALKAAAPAAEIVEKLHFSCVAAECLPASLLAREQVIVCGMETHVCVLQTVLGLRELGKQVFVVEDACDSRSTASKAAGLARMRDAGAHIVTREMVLFELMGSAGHPQFRHISKTYLVGEQP